From Corticium candelabrum chromosome 13, ooCorCand1.1, whole genome shotgun sequence, a single genomic window includes:
- the LOC134189314 gene encoding retinol dehydrogenase 12-like, protein MTSSCALCPAAAAVGIAVVGFALIRRFSAGVVCRSKRKLDGKTVVITGANTGIGLETAIDLATRKARVVMACRDEQRGQKACTEAKQRSGSENIVFRQLDLADMQSIRQFATRVLDEERQIDILINNAGVMMCPYSKTKDGFELQFGINHLGHFLLTNLLLDRLKESAPSRIVNVSSLAHQWGSINFDDLMSKKSYNKILAYGQSKLANILFTRELARRLEGTGVTAYSLHPGSVRTELQRHAWSGWFLILSLLIYPFFMLTSKSPWQGAQTNIYCAVAEELEGVSGRYYVDCVEKQPWRHAQDDAVAKKLWDVSEQLTELSQ, encoded by the exons ATGACCTCGTCGTGTGCTCTGTGTCCTGCTGCAGCTGCCGTTGGGATTGCAGTGGTTGGATTTGCTCTCATACGAAG ATTTAGTGCCGGTGTCGTGTGTCGCAGCAAGAGGAAGCTGGATGGCAAGACTGTCGTCATCACTGGTGCCAACACTGGCATCGGGCTGGAGACAGCTATCGATCTGGCGACTAGAAAAGCTCGTGTTGTTATGGCTTGCAGAGACGAGCAACGAGGTCAGAAGGCATGTACGGAGGCTAAGCAGCGATCGGGAAGCGAGAACATCGTGTTCCGTCAACTCGACTTGGCAGACATGCAATCTATTCGCCAATTCGCGACTCGAGTCTTGGACGAAGAACGTCAGATCGACATACTGATCAACAATGCAG GGGTGATGATGTGCCCGTACTCAAAGACGAAAGACGGATTCGAATTGCAGTTTGGCATCAATCATTTGGGTCATTTTCTTCTCACCAACCTACTGCTCGATCGTTTGAAAGAGAGTGCTCCGTCGCGAATCGTCAACGTTTCCTCTCTAGCACATCAGTGGGGTAGCATCAACTTTGACGATCTCATGAGCAAAAAGAGTTACAACAAAATTCTGGCATACGGTCAGAGCAAGTTGGCCAATATTTTGTTTACAAGGGAACTTGCTAGGCGACTCGAGGGGACCGGTGTGACCGCTTATAGTCTTCATCCAGGCAGTGTTCGAACCGAGTTGCAACGTCATGCTTGGTCTGGATGGTTTTTAATTTTGTCTCTGTTGATATACCCATTCTTCATGCTCACCTCTAAATCGCCATGGCAGGGAGCCCAGACCAACATCTATTGTGCAGTCGCTGAGGAGTTGGAAGGAGTGAGTGGCAGGTATTACGTCGACTGTGTTGAGAAACAGCCGTGGCGTCATGCACAAGACGACGCCGTTGCCAAGAAGCTGTGGGACGTCAGCGAGCAACTGACCGAACTGTCGCAGTAA
- the LOC134188554 gene encoding uncharacterized protein LOC134188554 → MKRFLRKSPSSKDSVKQNPPTFDSTGSGSAVHEGGAETQSGWDLRLSTRLVYLGCKQISEAKSLKLLYDITKQLKERERQEKRGKQVVFELHALNIVVVDAVSTTPDLNIPLMCVSMCANDKSKSVADCFAIVATAKPGVHECHVFQCKSMKEVQNVVQNVALGFKLLGRTRRLSDQSSNPSPAPSPILPKEMRKISEESTHSHRPASPRPSSGATSLSSYFSSSSSNVNRLSDQSSLLGSETKSGSIHIELDAGLVPPVTDAIEEELHLRVDRIVVDRERLQLVCRTGDPAILPDESPGFISALFYIGKSDVQGLARLVDGGLSVNQCDSQGRTLLHFATACGNEDVVRVLLESLTTCLVVVFHV, encoded by the exons ATGAAACGATTTCTACGCAAATCGCCGAGCAGCAAGGATTCAGTCAAGCAAAACCCTCCGACATTTGACTCAACTGGGAGTGGCAGCGCGGTGCACGAAGGTGGCGCAGAGACTCAGAGCGGGTGGGATTTGAGGCTATCGACGAGGCTCGTCTATCTCGGCTGCAAGCAAATCTCCGAGGCGAAGTCGCTAAAGCTGCTTTACGACATCACGAAGCAACTTAAGGAGCGAGAGCGTCAGGAGAAGCGTGGTAAACAAGTCGTATTCGAGCTGCACGCGTTGAACATTGTGGTCGTCGATGCGGTCTCAACGACGCCGGATTTGAATATTCCGCTCATGTGCGTTTCCATGTGCGCCAACGACAAATCGAAGAGCGTCGCCGACTGTTTTGCCATCGTCGCCACTGCGAAGCCCGGAGTTCACGAGTGCCACGTCTTCCAGTGCAAGTCGATGAAAGAG GTCCAGAACGTCGTCCAAAATGTCGCTCTCGGATTCAAACTACTTGGACGGACGCGCAGACTCTCAGATCAGTCGTCGAATCCGTCTCCGGCTCCGAGTCCGATTTTGCCTAAAGAGATGAGAAAAATCTCGGAAGAATCGACGCATTCGCATCGGCCAGCGTCTCCGAGACCGTCTTCTGGAGCGACGAGCCTGTCGAGCTACTTTAGTTCGTCTAGCAGTAACGTGAATCGTTTGAGTGATCAGTCGAGTTTGCTCGGCTCGGAGACGAAGTCTGGGTCGATCCACATCGAGTTGGACGCCGGTCTCGTTCCGCCGGTGACGGATGCGATCGAGGAGGAACTGCATTTGCGTGTCGATCGAATTGTTGTTGACAGGGAACGTTTGCAGCTCGTTTGCAG AACTGGCGATCCGGCTATTCTACCTGATGAGTCGCCAGGGTTTATTTCTGCTCTTTTTTATATTGGAAA ATCTGACGTGCAAGGTCTTGCACGCCTTGTAGACGGCGGTTTATCTGTAAACCAATGTGACTCACAAGGGCGCACACTATTGCACTTTGCTACCGCGTGTGGAAACGAAGATGTTGTCAGGGTTCTTCTAGAAAG TCTAACTACATGCTTAGTTGTTGTCTTTCATGTCtaa